One window of Leptotrichia trevisanii DSM 22070 genomic DNA carries:
- a CDS encoding DUF4846 domain-containing protein codes for MTIETRYGVPQGYKRVAVEKGSFAEFLRSQKLKPYGEKVQYFNGNYKRNEGIYDSVFDVEIGDRDLHQCADAIMLLRAEYFYGKKEYDKISFKFVTGFNAQYSKWMQGYRINPNGKGSYYKKSAPSNTYKDFRNFMNIVFGYSGTLSLEKEMIPQKIENMQIGDVFIMGGSPGHAVIVVDMAKNEKGEKIFMLAQSYMPAQQTQILINPENDGVWYSLKGKNVLVTPEWKFPVEKLRKF; via the coding sequence ATGACGATAGAAACAAGATACGGCGTTCCACAAGGGTATAAAAGAGTAGCGGTAGAAAAAGGTAGTTTTGCTGAATTTTTGAGAAGTCAGAAATTAAAGCCTTACGGAGAAAAAGTACAGTATTTTAATGGAAATTATAAACGAAATGAAGGGATTTATGATAGTGTATTTGATGTGGAAATAGGGGATAGGGATTTACATCAATGTGCTGATGCGATAATGCTTTTGCGTGCAGAATATTTTTACGGGAAAAAAGAATATGATAAAATCAGCTTTAAATTTGTGACAGGTTTTAATGCGCAGTATTCCAAATGGATGCAAGGCTATCGGATAAATCCTAATGGAAAAGGAAGCTATTATAAAAAATCCGCTCCATCTAATACATACAAGGATTTCAGGAACTTTATGAATATTGTTTTTGGATATTCTGGAACATTGTCACTTGAAAAAGAAATGATACCACAAAAAATTGAAAATATGCAAATTGGAGATGTATTTATTATGGGTGGCAGTCCAGGACACGCTGTTATTGTAGTGGATATGGCTAAAAATGAAAAAGGTGAAAAAATATTTATGCTTGCCCAATCATATATGCCTGCACAGCAAACTCAAATTTTGATAAACCCAGAAAATGATGGAGTCTGGTATTCGTTAAAAGGGAAAAATGTACTTGTAACACCTGAATGGAAATTTCCAGTTGAAAAATTAAGAAAATTTTAG
- a CDS encoding DUF4300 family protein — MRKIRKLLLFIGLMMTIINCSNKNNTHFNKSDLNKNIAKNNVITGNDYLKNITYSNLADEKTQNEVQGILKNSGISSQNINLFFQSVNYYNKKTENTDLIKSDFVNSQNINPAYDEAKIQKLWDKNSSNFVGFNCRITAFTLMKDFITTKNSLAKSGEMLFMDMESLKNLPFKLFSETEKDKFVNLFSEIPTKATKDVKIHVENVKNVWKERGVKFDKNSKVSMISVFFHFNDDPEENILFIGHVGILVPEDNGKLLFIEKLAFQQPYQVLKFNNRTELNDYLMNKYDTAWGQPVAKPFIMENDELLKGYRNNPNNNK; from the coding sequence ATGAGAAAAATAAGAAAGTTATTATTATTTATAGGCTTGATGATGACAATAATCAATTGCTCAAATAAAAATAATACGCATTTTAATAAATCAGATTTGAACAAGAATATAGCAAAAAATAATGTAATAACAGGAAATGATTATTTAAAAAATATAACATATTCAAATTTAGCAGATGAAAAAACACAGAATGAGGTGCAGGGAATATTAAAAAACTCCGGGATTAGTTCTCAAAATATAAATTTATTTTTTCAAAGTGTAAATTATTATAATAAAAAAACAGAAAATACGGATTTAATAAAATCAGACTTTGTAAATTCTCAAAATATAAATCCAGCTTATGATGAAGCAAAAATACAAAAACTCTGGGATAAAAATAGCAGTAATTTTGTAGGATTTAATTGCAGAATAACAGCTTTTACATTGATGAAGGATTTTATAACAACAAAAAATTCACTTGCAAAATCAGGTGAAATGTTATTTATGGATATGGAATCACTAAAAAATCTGCCGTTTAAATTATTTTCAGAAACGGAAAAGGATAAATTTGTGAATTTATTTTCAGAAATTCCGACAAAGGCTACTAAGGATGTGAAAATTCATGTTGAAAATGTTAAAAACGTCTGGAAGGAGCGAGGAGTTAAATTTGATAAAAATAGTAAAGTATCAATGATTTCTGTATTTTTCCATTTTAATGATGATCCTGAAGAAAATATTTTATTTATTGGGCATGTTGGTATTCTTGTTCCAGAAGATAATGGAAAATTATTGTTTATTGAAAAGCTGGCATTCCAGCAACCTTACCAAGTATTGAAGTTTAATAATCGAACAGAATTGAATGATTATCTTATGAATAAATATGATACTGCATGGGGACAGCCTGTCGCTAAGCCATTTATCATGGAAAATGATGAATTACTGAAAGGATACAGAAATAATCCGAATAATAATAAATAA
- a CDS encoding Na/Pi cotransporter family protein, whose translation MNGAALGAINYQQMAFGFLGGLGLFLFCIKYMGDGLQMAAGDRLRYILDKYTTSPFLGVLVGILVTALIQSSSGTTVITIGLVGAGLLTLRQAIGIVMGANIGTTITTFIIGFNITHYALPILFLGAACLFFVKHNFINNLGRILFGFGGIFFALTLMSSAMEPLKHLPAFTELTVKLSNSPVLGVFIGTLITMLVQASSATISILQNVYQENLITLKAALPVLFGDNIGTTITAVIAVIGANTSAKRLALSHTMFNVIGTLIFMILLSPFSMFVEKMAHFLHLNPKVTIAFAHGSFNIMTTILLFPFIGVLEYIVVKLIREKEEDKVVEQKPKYLDAALIYTPSIALGQVKQEMLSMISIALKSLGKSVEFFHDRNEKTAEKVEKTEEAINNIDQEITKYLTSLSQEHITEKDGEEISMYLDMCRDVERIGDHAVGIVRDVRYEIKKKLVFTETAHEEVQKLFLISKEIIETAEEALKNNDTEKAFVVVDLHNKLYTKEKEVRKAHIKRVSKQICDVKAGLYYIDVVSHFTRIGDHARNLVEKMIENKTN comes from the coding sequence ATGAACGGAGCAGCACTTGGTGCGATTAACTATCAGCAGATGGCGTTTGGATTCCTGGGGGGACTGGGACTATTCCTATTTTGTATAAAGTATATGGGGGATGGGCTGCAAATGGCAGCTGGAGATAGACTTCGATATATTTTGGATAAGTATACAACTTCACCATTCTTAGGCGTTCTAGTCGGAATTTTAGTAACAGCATTGATACAATCGAGTTCAGGAACTACGGTTATTACGATAGGACTGGTTGGAGCAGGGCTTTTGACTTTAAGACAGGCGATTGGAATTGTTATGGGAGCCAATATTGGTACAACAATTACAACTTTCATAATCGGATTTAATATTACGCATTATGCATTGCCGATATTATTTTTAGGGGCAGCATGCCTATTTTTTGTAAAACATAATTTTATAAACAATTTAGGTAGAATTTTATTTGGTTTTGGTGGAATATTTTTCGCATTAACATTAATGTCAAGTGCAATGGAACCGCTCAAACATTTGCCAGCGTTTACGGAATTGACGGTAAAGTTAAGCAATAGTCCAGTTTTAGGAGTTTTTATTGGGACATTAATCACAATGCTGGTTCAGGCTTCAAGTGCCACAATCAGTATTTTACAAAATGTGTATCAGGAAAACCTTATAACATTAAAGGCTGCATTGCCTGTACTTTTTGGAGATAACATAGGGACAACTATAACAGCAGTAATCGCAGTAATCGGAGCAAATACTTCGGCGAAGAGACTGGCCTTGTCACACACGATGTTCAATGTTATTGGAACATTAATTTTTATGATTTTGTTATCACCATTTTCAATGTTTGTAGAAAAAATGGCACACTTTCTCCATTTGAATCCAAAAGTAACAATAGCATTTGCACATGGTTCATTTAACATTATGACAACAATTTTATTATTTCCGTTCATTGGAGTTTTAGAATACATAGTTGTAAAATTAATCAGAGAAAAAGAAGAGGACAAAGTTGTTGAACAAAAGCCAAAATACTTGGATGCAGCATTAATATATACACCTTCAATTGCTCTGGGACAAGTAAAACAGGAAATGCTTTCAATGATTTCGATTGCCCTGAAAAGTTTAGGAAAATCAGTTGAATTTTTCCATGATCGTAACGAAAAAACGGCAGAAAAAGTTGAAAAAACAGAGGAAGCAATAAATAACATTGATCAGGAAATTACGAAGTATTTGACTTCGTTGTCACAGGAGCATATAACTGAAAAAGATGGGGAAGAAATCAGCATGTATCTGGATATGTGCCGTGATGTAGAGCGTATAGGAGATCACGCAGTTGGAATCGTAAGAGATGTTCGATATGAAATTAAGAAAAAATTAGTATTCACAGAAACAGCTCATGAAGAAGTGCAAAAATTATTCCTAATCTCAAAAGAAATTATCGAAACAGCAGAAGAAGCACTAAAAAACAACGATACAGAAAAAGCCTTTGTAGTAGTAGATTTGCATAACAAACTGTATACCAAGGAAAAAGAGGTAAGAAAAGCCCACATAAAACGTGTAAGTAAGCAAATATGTGACGTAAAAGCTGGACTTTACTACATTGATGTTGTATCACACTTTACAAGAATCGGAGATCATGCTAGAAACTTGGTTGAGAAAATGATTGAAAATAAAACAAATTAA
- a CDS encoding chromate transporter produces the protein MEIELIKLMALSFEFFKTGLFAVGGGLATLPFLYDIGKRTGWYTAGDVSNMIAISQSTPGPMGINMATYVGFSISGLIGAVVAPTALIFPSVIIIIAISKTLTKFKEAALVQKIFYGLRPASTGLIVAAGLGIAKITLLNLPKYQITQDFADLLNYKSIILVAAIFGIMKKFDLHPIVLILIAAIVGVIFKF, from the coding sequence ATGGAAATAGAATTAATCAAATTGATGGCATTATCGTTTGAATTTTTTAAAACAGGCTTATTTGCAGTGGGCGGTGGACTTGCAACACTTCCGTTTCTATACGATATTGGGAAAAGAACTGGCTGGTACACAGCGGGCGATGTATCAAATATGATTGCCATTTCTCAATCCACTCCCGGCCCAATGGGAATAAATATGGCAACCTATGTGGGATTTTCAATATCTGGATTAATAGGTGCAGTAGTGGCTCCAACAGCTTTGATATTCCCATCAGTAATCATAATAATTGCAATTTCAAAAACCTTGACAAAATTTAAAGAAGCCGCACTAGTTCAAAAAATATTTTACGGATTACGTCCCGCATCAACAGGGCTAATTGTAGCGGCAGGTTTAGGAATTGCAAAAATAACGCTTTTAAACTTGCCAAAATACCAAATTACTCAGGATTTTGCTGATTTGCTGAATTATAAGTCAATAATTTTAGTGGCTGCTATTTTTGGGATAATGAAAAAATTTGATTTGCATCCGATTGTATTAATTTTAATTGCGGCTATTGTCGGGGTAATATTTAAATTTTAA